In Candidatus Zixiibacteriota bacterium, the sequence AGCTTCCGAAACAGTAGCTGCAGTCGAGGCTGAGGTGGATGAGACCGAAACGGTCGACACGGTCTATGTGCAGACCGAACCGCCTGAGCCGATCGTTGAGGAACGCCCTCCCGCTCCCGGTCCCAAAGCTGCCTGGGTGGATGGTTACTGGAGCTGGAACGGAAGCCGGTATGTCTGGCTCAAAGGGCGCTGGATTACTAAACCCAAGGGCCACTGGAATTCCGGTCACTGGAACAAGACTAAGCATGGATGGGTATGGCAGAAAGGTCACTGGAGTACCAAACCTGTCAAGCATCATCCCAAGAAGAAATGGGTCCCGGGCCACTGGAAAAAATCTCGGCATGGCCGGGTCTGGATCAAGGGACATTGGAAATAGATTGATACCTAAACAAAAATTTGGACGTATATTTGATTTACCCGTCGATAGATCGGCGGGTATTTTTATTCGCCTGCCAAATATATTATTGGATTTGTAACTCACTTATGCTATCTTGGAACATACATCCTGGGCAAAACCACAACTGGTAGCATTGGACGGCCGCAGATTGCGGAAATATAGCACAGGAGGTTTATTATGCATCTTAAAACGGTTTGGATTCTGCTTTGTATGACATTGGTTTTCTCATTTTCCAGCTTGTATGCCAAACAGCATACAGGTGAGTTTAGAAAATTCGATCCCGGATTGATTTCAGAACGCATTCCAAACACCCAGCTCCGGGTACACAAGATTGGCAAAGTACAAATGTCGATCACAAATTACGGCTATTTCGGAAGTCAGCTGGAAAATAGTTTTATCGATCCAGAAACCGGCCAGATCGCACCATCCTGCCAGTATCCATTCAGGTCTGACAAAGAACATCTTTTTCAAGGCGCGCTCTGGGTCGGAGCGATTGTTTCCGGCGACACCCTGGTCTCAGTCGGCACAGACGGCTGGCAGCATATCCAGGAAATGTATCCCGACAGCGGGTTATCCGGCGCAATTATCAAGCGCTCCGCAGTTCCGAATCATCCCGACTACGATCCCAAAGCAATCAGCGACATCGACTATGTTGCCACTTTTTACGATACCCTCACTGATCAGCAATATGTAGCTCATGATCCGGTGGACAATCGTCCGCATCTGCCGCTCGGTCTTAAAATCCGCCAGGAATCCTACAGCTGGGCAGATCCTGACTTCGATGATTTTATCATCTTCAGGTATATCCTGACGAATATCGGCGACAACCACCTGGAAGATGCATATATTGGTTTGTACTTCGACTGCGATGTGCTCTATCGGACTTACAGCTCAAACGAATTAGGCTTTGGTGATGATGTCAGCGGTCATATAATCACCCAGGACAGCTGCACCGGGGAAAACATCAATATCGCCTGGTCGGCCGATAACGATGGTGAACCGACTGGTGGATTCTGGAGTAGTGAATCAGTTCAAAGCACATTTGGTGTAAGCCTGCTCGATTTTCCTGGTCAATCCCAGCTTTCATTCAACTGGTGGGTATCGGAGCAATATCAGCCGGAACTCTACGACTGGGGACCAATGAAGCAGGAGAACTATCGCGATTTCGGTACCGGCGGTATGGGTACCCCGGAAGGCGATAAAAACAAGTATTACCTCATGTCCAACGGTGAACATGATTACGATCAAATGTTTTGCGGAATTGATCACACCAGCGAAGGCTGGTTTCCTCCGCCCGCTGACGCTTTAGTAAACAGGATCGCGGGTGGCTACGACACACGTTTTCTATTCTCATTCGGTTCTTTTGATCTGATGCCGTCCGACAGCTTGGAGTTTTCATTTGTTGTCGCCCTCGGCAACAATCTTCACCAGTACCCCGATGCTTTCTCGAACCTGTATGATAGTGACAATCCCCAGCTTTTCTATGAAGCACTGTATTTTTATAATTTGGTAAATACTGTCATGGCAGCTCGTGAAAAATTCACAATGCTTGGCCTGTATACCTGTGGTGATTTCAATCGCGACGGGAATATATCTATAACTGATGTCGTCAGTATTATTAACTACGTGTTCTTGAATAAGACGCCCTGTTACGGTCAGGAAAATGATGATTACAATTGCGATGACACTCTCAATATGGTTGATATAATATACTTGATAAACTATCTCTTCCGTGGAGGCGACTCACCCTGCGATCCTGACGGCGATGGTGAGCCTGAATGCTGATTCTGGCTACATTGATTTTATGCCCGCATCGAAAGGTGCGGGCTTTTTATTTGTTGCGGGGAATTCACTCAGATTTTTATCAGCCGAAATGCCTTTTTATCCGGGACTTGCGCCAGGTCTCACCCAGCATCACTTCGCCCTCTTTGTCGGCATCTTCGATAAATTCCGTGGGTACCAGGATGAAATGACCGTGCCCTTTCGGTTTCAGGATCTCATCGGCCATATGACCATAAAAACCGCTGTGCCCGGCGGTCGAGTAAACCACTGCCGGGATATTTTTTGCGCGCAGTCCCTCCGAAACCATCTCGGCATACTGGCGGCTTTCAAGGAGTACGATCGGAACCCACTTTTCAAACGGTTTCTCGGATTGAGACTGTGTGGCATGTTTGTCATCGAATAGATGCGAAACCAGCGGTTCGTTACAGTCGGGGCAGACAGTGACATGCGACTGATACTCGTATCTGCATTTGGGACAGAAGGGCATCGTGATCCTCTGCTGTGCATTTAATATACTCAATCAACTTACACCCTGCAACCAGATTTATTCTATTTAAGTAAAATACAGGTGATAGATTTTACGATTGGCTGTAGTTACAAGAATCTCCAGCCCAGTTTGACCGCCGTCAAGACCGGCGCAACTGGTTCGTTGAATATCAATTCTAAAGAGCGAGATTTCGCTTTATACAGGTCCGGGTTTCACGACTTTTTTTGTCTGAATGGATATGGGGATAGCAGGCGTCGTTATGGCAGATCCTGAGTTGTCGACATTAGTCGGGATATTGTGACCTGCCGTGGAATCATCAAGCAGTTGAGATTTCTCCTCTCGCGCTCCGATCAACGATCGGCTCTCGGTCGAGATGACCGGTTCGGCAATGGTTTCTGTCACTCCGATAACAGCTCTTCGATACCCCCCGCACCAAACAAGAATGCACTTACCGCGCATAAACTGCAATAGAACATTACCGCAATATCTGCCCTAAAAATTCCTCTACTTCGGGTACTCCGCCCTGAAGTATCAAGTAACCGTCGAACGGTTCCCGTTCGGTAATCTCCTCGGCAATCGGCTCGAGCATCATCCGCTTGACCTCCTCATGATCACTGGTATGCGCCAGCACCCACCCGAGTTTGACATAAGCCACCTCCGGAAGCATATTCTCGCAGGGGATGATGCCCAGATCCAGAAGATCGCGCCCGGTATCGTAGACATACATCTGCACATACCCCCACAAAGTCTGCACTGTCATAACCACATGAACACCCGACTTGACTGCCTTGCGAAGCGGTTCATAGAGCGGTTTGTTGACATGACCCAGCCCGGTACCGGCGATCACTATCCCACGATAACCGTTGTCCACCAGCGAATCGATAATATCCGGCATCATGTTGGGGTAGTAATATACGATCGCAACTTTCTCCTCGAAGACCGCATCGATTATGGGCTTGCGGTTTTTATCGCGACGTTTGTAACTCGATTTTATCGGGATGATTTTATCAGGTGTAACCATAGCCATCGGCACATCACCGATAGTACGGAATGTTGACCGGTACGACGAATGCATCTTGCGCACCCGGGTACCGCGGTGAAGCAGGTTGTACTGATCCGAAGTCGGCCCGAACATACAGACCGTCACCTCGGCGATATCGGAATAGGCGGCTGTATTGCAGGCACATTGCAGGTTGAAGGCGGCATCGGATGAGGGACGATCCGACGACCTCTGCGACCCGACCAGAACGATCGGAACCGGAGAATCCTGCACCATAAACGACAGTGCGGCGGCGGTATGATGCATAGTGTCGGTACCATGGCCGATCACGATCCCATCCACCCCGTTTTCGATCTCACGCCCGATTGTTTCGGCGGTGATGATATACTGTTTGGGGCCCATATTCTCGGAAAAGATCCCGAACATCTTCTCGGTCTTGAGATTGCAGATATCCGCCAGCTCCGGCACCGCGCCATACAACTCACCCGGCGAAAACGCCGGAATCACTGCCCCGGTGCGATAATCCAGGCGCGAGGCGATAGTACCGCCGGTGCCCAGGAGGGTGACATTCGGTTTGGAAGGATCGGTCGGAAATTCCGATTCTGGAATCTTATAGTGGGCTTCCTTATGGCCGACTTCGCGGATATTTTCGACATTCTCAGCCGCAATTCCGACATTGTAGCCGTTGATCATCTTCAAAACAATATGCTTGTCGTCGGCAGTCTCCGACCGGGGCAGAATCACCCCGGCGAACTCACCTTTTTTTGTATCAATCTCAACATCCGACCAGACGGAAACATTGAAATTTTTCAGCACGGTCAATGCCGGCCCGCGATAACCCTCGAATTTATTCTCAGCCATAATTCCACTCCTGTTTGAGCGGTAAAATATTCAAATCATTGCAGAAAGTAAAGTGGGGGATAAAAAATTATCCGGGCTTTTCCCTGGGAAAGAAGAGCCCGGATGAGATGGCAGAAACAAAAGTAAGAGGTCAATTAGCTAATGCCAGCTATGCTATGTATTTTTTGCAACCTACTTTTCAATCTCTTAGAACAATCAGACCTTTCAAAAAGTGCCCGAAAAAATTAAATAATTATATTTTCTTTAGACAGCACAATAATAATTATATCAATCTAATTTGTCAAGCAAAAAAAGAGCTATCCTCTCCTTTTTTTGAATCTCGACAGCCAGCTTTCGCCCTCGCATTGGGATTCGCGGGCGAATTCGAGAAACTCCTCCAGACGGTCAACCGACTGTCTGTCAAGGATATGCTCGATATTGCAGGCATCTGTTTCAGCGATTTCACAGTTTACACCCAGAATATCGTTTAAAAATT encodes:
- the gatD gene encoding Glu-tRNA(Gln) amidotransferase subunit GatD, which codes for MAENKFEGYRGPALTVLKNFNVSVWSDVEIDTKKGEFAGVILPRSETADDKHIVLKMINGYNVGIAAENVENIREVGHKEAHYKIPESEFPTDPSKPNVTLLGTGGTIASRLDYRTGAVIPAFSPGELYGAVPELADICNLKTEKMFGIFSENMGPKQYIITAETIGREIENGVDGIVIGHGTDTMHHTAAALSFMVQDSPVPIVLVGSQRSSDRPSSDAAFNLQCACNTAAYSDIAEVTVCMFGPTSDQYNLLHRGTRVRKMHSSYRSTFRTIGDVPMAMVTPDKIIPIKSSYKRRDKNRKPIIDAVFEEKVAIVYYYPNMMPDIIDSLVDNGYRGIVIAGTGLGHVNKPLYEPLRKAVKSGVHVVMTVQTLWGYVQMYVYDTGRDLLDLGIIPCENMLPEVAYVKLGWVLAHTSDHEEVKRMMLEPIAEEITEREPFDGYLILQGGVPEVEEFLGQILR